In Rhizobium sp. N324, a single genomic region encodes these proteins:
- a CDS encoding NUDIX domain-containing protein: MAKPGLDFPGFGVGLVILRDAKVLLYKRVRPPEAGYWNIVGGKVDHMEPAEQAARREAEEETGLRIGRIERIGMTEQIIDTDRQHWISLLYLARDVEGEPQLTEPDKLSDFGWFPLTDLPEPLSAFTKAAIAALPIAEESQLSARSDAS, encoded by the coding sequence ATGGCTAAGCCCGGTCTCGATTTTCCGGGCTTCGGCGTCGGCCTGGTCATTCTGCGCGACGCCAAGGTTCTTCTCTACAAGCGCGTGCGCCCACCGGAAGCCGGCTACTGGAATATCGTCGGCGGCAAAGTCGATCATATGGAGCCGGCCGAGCAAGCCGCGCGCCGCGAGGCTGAGGAAGAAACCGGCCTCAGGATCGGCCGGATCGAGCGGATCGGCATGACCGAACAGATCATCGACACCGACCGCCAGCACTGGATTTCACTTCTCTATCTCGCCCGCGACGTCGAAGGCGAGCCGCAATTGACCGAACCGGACAAGCTTTCCGATTTCGGCTGGTTTCCGCTGACGGATTTGCCGGAACCGCTCTCGGCCTTCACCAAGGCGGCGATAGCGGCTTTGCCGATTGCCGAAGAGAGTCAGCTATCGGCGCGCAGCGACGCCTCATAG
- a CDS encoding TfoX/Sxy family protein encodes MDNAGIEEMFQGLGPVTIKRMFGGKGIYHLGRIVALEVRDEMLLKADETSAPEFAAAGATQWSYEGKKGKPVKMPYWSIPDEAYDDPDLMAKWVRLAYEASLRADS; translated from the coding sequence ATGGACAATGCCGGCATCGAGGAAATGTTTCAGGGGCTCGGCCCGGTCACGATCAAGCGTATGTTCGGCGGCAAGGGCATCTATCATCTCGGCCGCATCGTTGCGCTCGAAGTGCGGGACGAGATGCTGCTGAAGGCCGACGAGACCAGCGCCCCGGAGTTTGCCGCCGCCGGCGCCACGCAATGGAGCTACGAGGGCAAGAAGGGCAAGCCGGTGAAGATGCCCTACTGGTCGATCCCCGACGAGGCCTATGACGATCCCGATCTGATGGCGAAATGGGTACGGCTTGCCTATGAGGCGTCGCTGCGCGCCGATAGCTGA
- a CDS encoding flavin reductase — MLNRQHIDPGLYRDAMSRYAGHVQLVTTALGELRRGVTITAACSVSDNPASVLVCLNNTNPKNEIFFRSGVFVLNTLGAHHQGVADAFSGRTSLADGERFASARFETLVTGAPVLADALAAFDCRVTDIKEMPTHNVIFGEVAAVRFSEKHPALIYMNRDYHAL; from the coding sequence GTGTTGAACAGGCAGCATATCGACCCCGGTCTTTATCGAGACGCCATGAGCCGTTATGCCGGCCATGTGCAACTCGTAACGACGGCGCTGGGCGAGTTGCGCCGCGGCGTCACCATCACCGCCGCCTGCTCGGTCTCGGATAATCCAGCCTCCGTGCTGGTCTGCCTCAACAACACCAATCCGAAAAACGAAATCTTCTTCCGCAGCGGCGTCTTCGTGCTGAACACGCTCGGCGCCCATCATCAGGGCGTTGCCGACGCCTTTTCCGGACGGACCTCGCTTGCCGATGGCGAGCGTTTCGCCAGCGCCCGGTTCGAGACGCTGGTCACCGGCGCGCCGGTGCTCGCCGATGCGCTCGCCGCCTTCGATTGCCGGGTGACCGACATCAAGGAAATGCCGACGCATAATGTCATCTTCGGCGAGGTCGCGGCCGTGCGCTTCAGCGAAAAGCATCCGGCGCTCATCTATATGAACCGGGATTATCACGCGCTGTGA
- a CDS encoding ABC transporter substrate-binding protein — protein MINLRGIAAFLALLGAAAPGHAAGVTIGVVAPQNGSLALLGAQIAAGAGFEIQRSGNTLVAINETCEDNSGAAVADALVAAKAQVAIGFLCSETLEGALPKLKDAGIAAITVSVRSRILMEDALKNGWPLFRLAPADGTEAAKVNEVILKDWAADPIALIEDGTIHGRELTEAVRNALEQNGLKPVFTDTYRPGQEQQVALVRRLKRAGATRVFIGGDRNDVAVIARDAKAENIPLFILGGDAMRAADQPLPLAPGVRAVALPEYALLPEGAAAAEALGAKGIEPEGYVLPSLAAALIASQAGEAAVAAGKPLQASLVGTTFQTPVGPIAFTAAHELAQNAYRLLEWRGNGFFPPAAPME, from the coding sequence ATGATCAACCTGCGTGGCATAGCAGCCTTTCTGGCGCTGCTGGGAGCGGCGGCACCAGGCCATGCGGCGGGCGTGACGATTGGCGTCGTCGCCCCTCAGAACGGTTCACTCGCTTTGCTCGGCGCCCAGATTGCCGCTGGGGCCGGTTTCGAGATCCAGCGATCCGGAAACACCCTCGTCGCCATCAACGAGACCTGCGAGGACAATAGCGGTGCTGCGGTTGCCGACGCGCTGGTCGCTGCCAAGGCGCAGGTCGCGATCGGCTTTCTCTGCAGCGAGACGCTGGAAGGCGCCCTGCCGAAGCTGAAGGACGCCGGCATTGCCGCCATCACCGTCTCGGTTCGCTCCCGCATCCTGATGGAGGATGCGCTGAAAAACGGCTGGCCGCTCTTTCGTCTCGCGCCCGCCGATGGCACTGAGGCGGCAAAGGTCAACGAAGTGATCCTCAAGGACTGGGCCGCCGATCCGATCGCGTTGATCGAGGACGGCACCATCCATGGCCGTGAACTGACGGAAGCGGTGCGCAATGCGCTGGAGCAGAACGGCCTGAAGCCGGTCTTTACCGATACCTATCGCCCGGGACAGGAGCAGCAGGTTGCCCTGGTCCGCCGGCTGAAACGCGCCGGCGCCACCAGGGTCTTCATCGGCGGCGACCGCAACGATGTCGCCGTCATCGCCCGCGACGCCAAGGCGGAAAACATCCCGCTCTTCATTCTCGGCGGCGATGCCATGCGTGCGGCCGACCAGCCGCTGCCGCTCGCGCCCGGCGTGCGCGCCGTCGCCCTCCCGGAATATGCGCTTCTGCCGGAAGGCGCAGCGGCGGCCGAGGCTCTCGGCGCCAAGGGCATAGAGCCGGAAGGCTATGTCCTGCCGTCGCTCGCGGCAGCGCTGATTGCCAGCCAGGCCGGGGAAGCCGCCGTTGCGGCCGGCAAGCCTCTCCAGGCGTCGCTTGTCGGCACGACGTTCCAGACGCCGGTCGGCCCCATCGCCTTCACCGCCGCGCATGAACTTGCGCAAAACGCCTACCGCCTGCTCGAATGGCGGGGCAACGGCTTTTTTCCACCTGCCGCGCCGATGGAGTGA
- the rpe gene encoding ribulose-phosphate 3-epimerase, whose amino-acid sequence MTLPIRIAPSILAADFARLGEEVRNVTAAGADWIHLDVMDGHFVPNISFGPDVIKSLRSYTSATFDCHLMISPVDDYLEAFAKAGCDRITVHAEAGPHLHRSLQTIRNLGKKVGVTLNPATPLSAIENVLDDVDLILIMSVNPGFGGQKFIPAMEAKIAAAKSLIGDRPIELEVDGGVTVETAPAIARAGANVLVAGSAIFKGATVEDYRRTVADLRQAAEGARG is encoded by the coding sequence ATGACGCTGCCCATTCGCATTGCCCCCTCGATCCTCGCGGCGGATTTCGCCAGGCTCGGCGAGGAGGTGCGCAACGTCACGGCCGCCGGCGCCGACTGGATCCATCTCGACGTGATGGACGGGCATTTCGTGCCGAACATCTCCTTCGGCCCCGATGTCATCAAATCGCTGCGCTCCTATACCTCGGCCACGTTCGACTGCCACCTGATGATCTCGCCGGTCGACGACTATCTCGAAGCCTTCGCCAAGGCCGGCTGCGACCGCATCACCGTCCATGCCGAAGCCGGGCCGCATCTGCACCGCTCGCTGCAGACCATCCGCAATCTGGGCAAAAAGGTCGGGGTGACGCTCAATCCGGCGACCCCGCTCAGCGCCATCGAAAACGTGCTCGACGACGTCGACCTCATCCTGATCATGTCGGTCAATCCCGGCTTCGGCGGGCAGAAGTTCATTCCGGCAATGGAAGCCAAGATCGCAGCCGCGAAGTCACTCATCGGTGACCGGCCGATCGAACTCGAGGTCGACGGCGGCGTCACGGTGGAAACAGCGCCGGCAATCGCCCGCGCCGGCGCCAACGTCCTGGTCGCCGGCTCGGCAATTTTCAAGGGCGCCACGGTCGAGGATTATCGCCGGACCGTCGCCGATCTGCGTCAGGCAGCCGAAGGGGCACGAGGATGA
- a CDS encoding DUF2259 domain-containing protein, which yields MIKRLIIGGMLAAALAGLPGLSLAGDIANIQPIGFSADGKVFGFQEFGIKEEGGAPYSNTYFVDTENGQYLEGTPFRTEMTEKDANLSKARRQNLTAARSQMDKYDLLTNPGLIAAFNPPTELGSPSKTIRYTTLATDGPPKSPYTLALSEIPVATPKDCAAVDKRVLGFSLQMIEKQGAPNRQAARQATAVPAERACSVEYRIGGAVVYQPEAGDQVHIALILAFDADRNGRWIAVPVHP from the coding sequence ATGATAAAGCGTCTGATCATCGGCGGCATGCTTGCCGCCGCATTGGCCGGCCTGCCCGGCCTATCACTGGCGGGCGACATCGCCAATATCCAGCCGATCGGCTTTTCCGCCGATGGCAAAGTGTTCGGATTTCAGGAGTTCGGCATCAAGGAGGAAGGCGGCGCTCCCTACTCCAACACCTATTTCGTCGATACCGAAAACGGCCAGTATCTCGAGGGCACGCCCTTCCGCACGGAGATGACCGAGAAGGACGCCAATCTTTCCAAGGCGCGGCGGCAGAACCTGACGGCGGCGCGCAGCCAGATGGATAAGTACGATCTCTTGACCAATCCCGGCCTGATCGCCGCGTTCAATCCGCCGACCGAACTCGGTTCCCCCTCGAAGACCATCCGTTACACCACGCTTGCGACCGATGGCCCGCCGAAGTCACCTTATACGCTAGCGCTCAGCGAGATACCGGTGGCGACGCCGAAGGATTGTGCAGCAGTCGACAAGCGGGTCCTCGGTTTCAGCCTGCAGATGATCGAGAAACAGGGCGCTCCGAACCGCCAGGCGGCGCGGCAGGCGACGGCAGTTCCGGCCGAGCGCGCCTGTTCTGTCGAATACCGGATCGGCGGCGCGGTGGTCTATCAGCCGGAAGCCGGAGACCAGGTTCACATCGCCTTGATCCTCGCCTTCGACGCCGACCGGAACGGACGCTGGATTGCCGTTCCGGTTCATCCCTGA
- the purB gene encoding adenylosuccinate lyase: MIPRYSRPEMVAIWSPETKFRIWFEIEAHACDALAELGVIPKSAAKTIWEKGGAATFDVDRIDEIEAVTKHDVIAFLTHLAEIVGPDARFVHQGMTSSDVLDTCFNVQLVRATDILIADIDRLLAALKTRAFEHKDTVTIGRSHGIHAEPTTFGVKLALAYAEFERCRQRLVAAREEIATCAISGAVGTFANIDPRVEEHVAEALGLKAEPVSTQVIPRDRHAMYFATLGVVASSIERLATEIRHLQRTEVLEAEEYFSPGQKGSSAMPHKRNPVLTENLTGLARMVRSYALPAMENVALWHERDISHSSVERMIGPDATVTLDFALARLAGVIEKLLVYPENMEKNLNKFRGLVHSQRVLLALTQAGASREDAYRLVQRNAMKVWEQGKDFLGELLADAEVRAALSEEDIREKFDLGYHTKHVDTIFRRVFKNA, translated from the coding sequence ATGATCCCGCGTTACTCCCGGCCCGAAATGGTCGCCATCTGGTCTCCCGAAACCAAGTTCCGCATCTGGTTCGAGATCGAGGCGCATGCCTGCGACGCGCTGGCCGAGCTCGGCGTCATCCCGAAATCGGCGGCAAAGACGATCTGGGAAAAAGGCGGTGCGGCCACCTTCGACGTTGACCGCATCGACGAAATCGAGGCCGTCACCAAGCATGACGTCATCGCCTTTCTCACCCATCTCGCCGAGATCGTCGGCCCGGATGCACGTTTCGTCCACCAGGGCATGACCTCATCGGACGTGCTCGACACCTGCTTCAACGTCCAGCTGGTGCGCGCCACCGATATCCTCATCGCCGATATCGACCGCCTGCTCGCAGCGCTGAAAACCCGTGCCTTCGAACACAAGGACACCGTCACCATCGGCCGTTCGCACGGCATTCACGCCGAGCCCACAACCTTCGGCGTCAAGCTGGCGCTTGCCTATGCCGAATTCGAACGCTGCCGCCAGCGCCTCGTCGCCGCCCGCGAGGAAATCGCGACCTGCGCCATCTCGGGCGCCGTCGGCACCTTCGCCAATATCGATCCGCGCGTCGAGGAACATGTCGCCGAGGCGCTCGGCCTGAAAGCCGAGCCGGTCTCGACCCAGGTCATCCCGCGCGACCGCCACGCCATGTATTTCGCCACCCTCGGCGTCGTCGCCTCCTCGATCGAGCGCCTGGCGACCGAAATCCGCCACCTGCAGCGCACCGAGGTTCTGGAAGCCGAGGAATATTTCTCGCCCGGCCAGAAGGGCTCCTCGGCCATGCCGCACAAGCGCAACCCGGTGCTGACCGAAAACCTCACCGGCCTCGCCCGCATGGTCCGCTCCTACGCCTTGCCGGCCATGGAAAACGTCGCCCTCTGGCATGAGCGCGATATCTCCCACTCCTCCGTCGAACGCATGATCGGCCCCGACGCGACCGTCACCCTCGACTTCGCCCTCGCCCGCCTTGCCGGCGTCATCGAAAAGCTGCTGGTCTACCCCGAGAATATGGAGAAGAACCTCAACAAATTCCGCGGCCTCGTCCACTCCCAGCGCGTCCTCCTGGCACTAACCCAGGCCGGCGCCTCCCGCGAAGACGCCTATCGCCTGGTGCAGCGCAACGCCATGAAGGTGTGGGAACAGGGCAAGGATTTTCTGGGGGAATTGCTGGCGGATGCGGAGGTGCGGGCCGCGTTGTCGGAAGAGGACATCCGCGAAAAATTCGACCTCGGCTATCATACGAAACATGTCGACACGATTTTTCGCCGCGTCTTCAAAAACGCTTGA
- a CDS encoding low affinity iron permease family protein: MKHLFAHFATKVSEWAGKPIVFILALIAVIIWAALGPFFDYSETWQLVINTGTTIITFLMVFVLQNAQTRDTRAIQAKLNEIILTSHAENRFIGIENLDEEELKRLDELVAKAAKGRGETEACRTVEAETVQAMPSKKTEVRKRPVNAKASKGKQRPLEKN; encoded by the coding sequence ATGAAGCATCTGTTTGCCCACTTCGCAACCAAGGTCTCGGAATGGGCGGGCAAACCCATTGTCTTCATCCTGGCGCTCATCGCCGTCATCATCTGGGCGGCACTCGGTCCCTTCTTCGATTATTCGGAAACCTGGCAGTTGGTCATCAACACCGGCACGACGATCATCACCTTCCTGATGGTCTTCGTGCTGCAGAACGCCCAGACGCGCGACACCAGGGCGATCCAGGCCAAACTCAACGAAATCATCCTGACGAGCCATGCCGAGAACCGCTTCATCGGCATTGAGAACCTCGACGAGGAGGAGCTGAAGCGTCTTGACGAGCTGGTCGCCAAGGCGGCCAAGGGCAGGGGCGAGACGGAGGCTTGCAGGACCGTAGAGGCGGAGACAGTGCAGGCGATGCCGTCGAAAAAGACCGAGGTGCGCAAACGCCCGGTGAACGCCAAAGCCTCGAAGGGGAAACAACGGCCGCTTGAGAAGAACTAA
- a CDS encoding DUF2189 domain-containing protein → MAAFHVMTGAGENFARPVVNRIGIADVFDALKRGYDDFMEKPSHYVFLCLMYPIAGVFLTLWTSGANLLPMVFPLMAGFVLIGPIAAIGLYEISRRREAGVDTSWTHALEVRHSPALPSIVAVGLMLCGLFVVWLVTAQTLYSNLLGEVFPRSMADFFRQVFGTPEGMQLIIWGNLIGFVFALVVLATTVITFPLLLDRDVGAVAAVVASIRATIANPVPVLLWGLIVATLLVIGTIPVFAGLALVIPILGHATWHLYRKLIAREAA, encoded by the coding sequence ATGGCGGCATTTCATGTCATGACGGGTGCAGGCGAAAACTTCGCGCGGCCCGTTGTCAATCGCATCGGTATCGCCGACGTCTTCGACGCGCTGAAGCGCGGTTACGACGATTTCATGGAGAAACCGTCCCACTACGTGTTCCTGTGCCTGATGTACCCGATTGCCGGCGTCTTCCTGACATTGTGGACATCCGGCGCCAATCTTTTGCCGATGGTCTTTCCGCTGATGGCAGGTTTCGTGCTGATCGGCCCGATCGCAGCGATCGGCCTCTATGAGATCAGCCGCCGGCGCGAGGCCGGCGTCGACACCTCGTGGACGCATGCGCTCGAGGTGCGCCATTCGCCGGCGCTGCCGTCGATCGTCGCGGTCGGGCTGATGCTTTGCGGCCTTTTCGTCGTCTGGCTGGTGACGGCGCAGACGCTCTACAGCAATCTGCTCGGCGAAGTATTTCCCCGCAGCATGGCGGATTTCTTCCGCCAGGTCTTCGGCACGCCCGAAGGCATGCAGTTGATCATCTGGGGCAATCTGATCGGCTTCGTCTTCGCGCTCGTCGTGCTGGCGACGACCGTCATCACCTTTCCGCTGTTGCTCGACCGCGATGTCGGCGCGGTGGCCGCCGTCGTCGCCTCGATCCGCGCGACGATCGCCAATCCGGTGCCGGTGCTGCTCTGGGGCCTGATCGTCGCAACCCTGCTCGTCATCGGCACGATCCCGGTCTTTGCCGGGCTTGCGCTCGTCATTCCCATCCTCGGCCATGCGACCTGGCATCTTTATCGTAAGCTGATTGCGCGGGAAGCCGCGTAG
- a CDS encoding RBBP9/YdeN family alpha/beta hydrolase, with product MKASDADILIIPGYTNSGPGHWQSRWEAKLSTARRVEQAEWTKPVREDWIARIAEEVNASTRPVVLIAHSLGVASTVHAIPHFRKPVAGAFFVAPPDVANPDIRPKHLMTFGPYPRDPLPFPSITVASRNDPFGSYEHADDIASSWGSFLVDAGEAGHINADSGHGPWPEGTMVFAQFLSRLSA from the coding sequence ATGAAAGCCTCAGACGCAGATATCCTCATCATCCCCGGCTACACCAATTCCGGTCCTGGCCACTGGCAGAGCCGCTGGGAGGCAAAGCTCAGCACGGCGCGGCGCGTCGAACAGGCCGAATGGACCAAACCGGTCCGAGAGGACTGGATCGCCCGTATCGCCGAGGAGGTCAACGCCTCGACACGCCCGGTCGTTCTCATCGCCCATTCGCTGGGCGTGGCCTCGACTGTGCATGCCATCCCGCATTTCCGCAAGCCGGTGGCGGGCGCCTTCTTCGTCGCCCCGCCCGATGTCGCCAATCCCGACATCCGGCCGAAGCACCTGATGACCTTCGGCCCCTATCCGCGCGATCCGCTGCCCTTCCCGTCGATCACGGTGGCGAGCCGCAACGATCCGTTCGGCAGCTACGAACATGCCGACGATATCGCCAGCAGCTGGGGCTCCTTCCTCGTCGATGCCGGCGAGGCAGGCCATATCAATGCCGATTCCGGTCACGGTCCCTGGCCCGAGGGCACGATGGTCTTTGCCCAGTTTCTCAGCCGGCTCTCCGCCTGA
- a CDS encoding putative bifunctional diguanylate cyclase/phosphodiesterase — protein MPVKKAHPQADDPAAAKAGVGNGADDDSDLAERESRWNHALVGSGLGVWDHNYRLGRKYYSETWKTMRGMAPDEEAAGDYDAWLALVHPDDRDFVVHAIDRQNAGDPDFQIFEYRERHRDGHWMWIDCRGACVEWDESGVPTRIVGTDTDITARKEAEDTLSRLSRRLDLALEISRIGVFEADIENDTVEWDERLIAIYGLKGASRPIASDIWAKSLHPDDRERVLGLSDRSVESGSDFQQEYRIIRGDGAERVIRASSAFFVDGNGHRKLIGANWDVTDEVALRNELQRAKDLAEAHNRELEAAKESIERLALHDYLTGLPNRRYLDKMLGERSAECRAKGLGLAILHIDLDRFKQINDTLGHRAGDAMLQHAASVLRHSVRAADFVARIGGDEFVILCTVDPASKKIAGLAERIIRELRKPVRYEGHDCRFGASIGIAVDSGPTLDAKQTLLDADIALYRAKGLGRNRFEFFSASARRDVISAKHLADEILIGLERNEFVPFYQLQFDARTLDVVGVETLARWQHPVHGLLAPDRFLDIAEDLDVVSTIDALILERAIADRRAWIKDGLAVPKISVNVSARRLADPDLGKKLRALKIQPGTFAFELLESISLDDCDEAVAANLKKLRKLGIDIQIDDFGTGHASIVSLLRLSPKTLKIDRELIRMLPQSAEQRKLVGSIIDIGRSLNILVIAEGVETSDHIRILEELDCDTLQGYALARPMPAMQIPSFIRAGSWRHGQVAARALQTHLRRALRSRAAK, from the coding sequence ATGCCCGTGAAGAAAGCCCATCCACAGGCCGATGATCCCGCAGCGGCCAAGGCAGGCGTCGGCAACGGGGCGGATGACGATTCCGACCTGGCGGAGCGGGAGAGCCGGTGGAACCATGCGCTCGTCGGCTCCGGCCTTGGCGTCTGGGACCACAATTACCGTCTCGGCCGGAAATATTATTCCGAGACGTGGAAGACCATGCGCGGCATGGCGCCCGACGAGGAGGCCGCCGGCGATTACGACGCCTGGCTGGCCCTCGTCCATCCCGATGACCGCGATTTCGTCGTCCATGCCATCGACCGGCAGAATGCCGGCGATCCGGATTTCCAGATCTTCGAATATCGCGAGCGCCACAGGGACGGCCACTGGATGTGGATCGACTGCCGCGGCGCCTGCGTGGAATGGGACGAGAGCGGCGTGCCGACCCGCATCGTCGGCACGGATACGGATATCACCGCCCGGAAGGAGGCCGAGGATACGCTCTCGCGCCTGTCGCGCCGGCTCGATCTGGCGCTGGAGATTTCCCGCATCGGCGTCTTCGAGGCGGATATCGAGAATGATACCGTCGAATGGGACGAGCGCCTCATCGCCATTTACGGTCTGAAGGGCGCCTCGCGTCCGATCGCCAGCGACATCTGGGCGAAAAGCCTGCATCCCGACGATCGCGAGCGCGTGCTGGGCCTGTCCGACCGCAGCGTCGAAAGCGGCAGTGATTTCCAGCAGGAATACCGCATCATCCGCGGCGACGGCGCCGAACGTGTCATCCGCGCCAGCTCGGCCTTCTTCGTCGACGGCAACGGCCACCGCAAGCTGATCGGCGCCAATTGGGACGTCACCGATGAGGTCGCGCTCCGCAACGAATTGCAGCGCGCCAAGGATCTGGCCGAGGCCCACAACCGCGAACTCGAAGCCGCCAAGGAGAGCATCGAGCGCCTGGCGCTGCACGATTATCTCACCGGCCTGCCGAATCGCCGCTATCTCGACAAGATGCTGGGCGAGCGCTCGGCCGAATGCCGGGCCAAGGGCCTGGGGCTGGCCATCCTGCATATCGATCTCGACCGCTTCAAACAGATCAACGACACGCTCGGCCACCGGGCGGGCGATGCCATGCTCCAGCATGCCGCAAGCGTGCTCAGACATTCCGTCCGCGCCGCCGATTTCGTGGCCCGCATTGGCGGCGACGAATTCGTCATCCTGTGCACCGTCGATCCGGCGTCGAAGAAGATCGCCGGCCTTGCCGAACGTATCATTCGCGAATTGCGCAAACCGGTGAGATATGAAGGGCACGACTGCCGTTTCGGGGCCAGCATCGGCATCGCCGTCGACAGCGGACCGACGCTCGATGCCAAGCAGACGCTGCTCGATGCCGATATCGCGCTCTATCGCGCCAAGGGTCTGGGCCGCAACCGCTTCGAATTTTTCTCGGCCTCTGCCCGCCGCGACGTCATCTCGGCCAAGCACCTCGCCGACGAGATCCTGATCGGCCTCGAGCGCAATGAATTCGTGCCCTTCTATCAGCTGCAGTTCGATGCCCGCACGCTCGATGTCGTCGGCGTCGAAACACTTGCCCGCTGGCAGCACCCGGTGCACGGGCTGCTGGCGCCAGACCGTTTCCTCGATATCGCCGAGGATCTCGACGTCGTCTCGACCATCGACGCCCTGATCCTGGAGCGCGCCATCGCCGATCGCCGCGCCTGGATCAAGGACGGGCTGGCCGTTCCGAAGATATCGGTCAACGTTTCCGCCCGGCGGCTTGCCGATCCCGATCTCGGCAAGAAGCTTCGCGCCCTGAAGATCCAGCCCGGCACCTTCGCCTTCGAATTGCTGGAATCGATCTCGCTCGACGATTGCGACGAGGCGGTCGCCGCCAACCTGAAAAAACTGCGCAAGCTCGGCATCGACATCCAGATCGATGATTTCGGCACCGGCCATGCCTCGATCGTCAGTCTGCTGCGCTTGAGCCCGAAGACGCTGAAGATCGACCGCGAGCTGATCCGCATGCTGCCGCAATCGGCCGAGCAGCGCAAACTCGTCGGCTCGATCATCGATATCGGCCGCTCGCTGAATATCCTCGTCATCGCCGAGGGTGTCGAGACTTCAGATCATATCCGCATTCTCGAAGAACTCGATTGCGACACGCTGCAGGGTTATGCGCTGGCCCGGCCGATGCCGGCCATGCAGATCCCCTCCTTCATCCGTGCCGGCAGCTGGCGCCACGGGCAGGTCGCCGCGCGCGCCCTGCAGACGCATCTCCGTCGCGCGCTGCGAAGCAGAGCCGCCAAATAA
- the purC gene encoding phosphoribosylaminoimidazolesuccinocarboxamide synthase has translation MNRRRRIYEGKAKILYEGPEPGTLIQFFKDDATAFNKKKHEVIDGKGVLNNRISEYIFSHLNKIGIPTHFIRRLNMREQLIKEVEMIPLEIVVRNVAAGSLAKRLGIDEGVVLPRSIIEFYYKSDALDDPMVSEEHITAFGWANPAELDDIMALAIRVNDFMTGLFLGVGIQLVDFKIECGRLFEGDLMRIILADEISPDSCRLWDIETHEKMDKDRFRRDLGGLLEAYSEVARRLGIINENEPVRGTGPVLVK, from the coding sequence ATGAACCGTCGCCGCCGTATCTACGAGGGCAAGGCAAAGATTCTGTATGAGGGTCCGGAACCGGGCACTTTGATCCAGTTCTTCAAGGACGATGCCACTGCCTTCAACAAGAAGAAACACGAAGTCATCGACGGCAAGGGCGTCCTCAACAACCGCATTTCCGAATATATCTTCAGCCATCTGAACAAGATCGGCATCCCCACCCATTTCATCCGCCGGCTCAATATGCGCGAGCAGCTGATCAAGGAAGTGGAGATGATCCCGCTGGAGATCGTCGTGCGCAACGTCGCCGCCGGCTCGCTCGCCAAGCGTCTCGGCATCGACGAAGGCGTGGTGCTGCCACGCTCGATCATCGAATTCTATTACAAGTCCGACGCGCTCGACGATCCGATGGTCTCCGAAGAGCATATCACCGCCTTCGGCTGGGCCAATCCGGCCGAGCTCGACGACATCATGGCGCTTGCCATCCGCGTCAACGACTTCATGACCGGCCTGTTCCTCGGCGTCGGCATCCAGCTCGTCGACTTCAAGATCGAATGCGGCCGCCTCTTCGAAGGCGATCTGATGCGCATCATCCTCGCCGACGAGATCTCACCGGACAGCTGCCGGCTCTGGGATATCGAGACCCATGAGAAGATGGATAAGGACCGCTTCCGCCGCGATCTCGGCGGTTTGCTCGAAGCCTATTCCGAAGTTGCGCGCCGTCTCGGCATCATCAATGAAAACGAGCCTGTGCGCGGCACCGGCCCGGTTCTGGTCAAGTAA